From one Pseudoliparis swirei isolate HS2019 ecotype Mariana Trench chromosome 5, NWPU_hadal_v1, whole genome shotgun sequence genomic stretch:
- the LOC130194007 gene encoding dual specificity protein phosphatase 22-B-like isoform X2 → MGNGINKVLPDLYLGNIKDARDRELLAQRNITHILSIHDTAAPILEDMTYLCISAADQSKQNLVAGVSRSVTLVVAYIMTATGRGWVESLAAVRAVRPCAGPNLGFLRQLKEFENTELTEYRAWWKDRYGKNTFNDDEETEHLLTRSSSSNTITPSIPPALGAGGS, encoded by the exons ATGGGTAATGGAATAAATAAG GTCCTGCCTGATCTGTATCTCGGAAATATCAAAG ATGCACGAGACAGAGAGCTGTTGGCGCAACGCAACATCACCCACATCCTGTCCATCCATGACACAGCTGCACCCATCCTGGAG GACATGACGTACCTGTGTATATCAGCTGCTGATCAATCTAAGCAAAACCT TGTGGCCGGCGTGTCCCGCAGTGTGACTCTGGTGGTGGCTTACATCATGACGGCGACGGGTCGCGGCTGGGTGGAGTCTCTGGCGGCGGTGAGGGCGGTGAGGCCTTGTGCGGGGCCCAACCTGGGCTTCCTCCGGCAGCTGAAGGAGTTTGAAAACACAGAACTGACCGAA TATCGGGCCTGGTGGAAGGACCGGTACGGGAAGAACACGTTCAACGACGATGAGGAGACGGAACACCTTTTGACTCGTAGCAGCAGCAGTAATACCATAACTCCCAGCATCCCTCCTGCGCTGGGTGCAGGGGGCAGCTGA
- the LOC130194007 gene encoding dual specificity protein phosphatase 22-B-like isoform X1, producing MGNGINKVLPDLYLGNIKDARDRELLAQRNITHILSIHDTAAPILEDMTYLCISAADQSKQNLMQYFRDSIMFIHESRLKGEGCLVHCVAGVSRSVTLVVAYIMTATGRGWVESLAAVRAVRPCAGPNLGFLRQLKEFENTELTEYRAWWKDRYGKNTFNDDEETEHLLTRSSSSNTITPSIPPALGAGGS from the exons ATGGGTAATGGAATAAATAAG GTCCTGCCTGATCTGTATCTCGGAAATATCAAAG ATGCACGAGACAGAGAGCTGTTGGCGCAACGCAACATCACCCACATCCTGTCCATCCATGACACAGCTGCACCCATCCTGGAG GACATGACGTACCTGTGTATATCAGCTGCTGATCAATCTAAGCAAAACCT GATGCAGTACTTCAGAGACAGCATCATGTTCATCCACGAGTCCCGACTGAAAGGAGAGGGCTGCCTTGTCCACTG TGTGGCCGGCGTGTCCCGCAGTGTGACTCTGGTGGTGGCTTACATCATGACGGCGACGGGTCGCGGCTGGGTGGAGTCTCTGGCGGCGGTGAGGGCGGTGAGGCCTTGTGCGGGGCCCAACCTGGGCTTCCTCCGGCAGCTGAAGGAGTTTGAAAACACAGAACTGACCGAA TATCGGGCCTGGTGGAAGGACCGGTACGGGAAGAACACGTTCAACGACGATGAGGAGACGGAACACCTTTTGACTCGTAGCAGCAGCAGTAATACCATAACTCCCAGCATCCCTCCTGCGCTGGGTGCAGGGGGCAGCTGA